Proteins encoded in a region of the Persephonella sp. genome:
- a CDS encoding RluA family pseudouridine synthase: protein MIKFDKAMEQEVLTFKTEESGKRLDQFLASAYPEFSRSYYQKLIKDGLVYINDKQIKKPSTKIKEGQEVRLIIPPPEKIEIEPENIPLDIYYEDKDIAVIYKPPHMVVHPSPGHTSGTLVNALLYHFENVSEFGGRERAGIVHRLDKDTAGLMVIAKSEFAHKELQKQFQNREVDKRYIAIITGIPEKSYGLIDIPIGRSIYNRQKMGTVATNLRNALTEYWVKQVWEKHNLTMVDIKLHTGRTHQIRVHFSTIGHPLLNDKIYGFKKSKLPTPEAQKASDMLEYHALVAYKLGFKHPRTGEWKEFQLKSLPEPLSEIIEILSK from the coding sequence ATGATAAAATTTGATAAAGCTATGGAACAGGAAGTTTTAACATTCAAAACAGAAGAAAGTGGAAAAAGATTAGACCAGTTTTTAGCCTCGGCATATCCGGAATTTTCAAGGTCTTACTACCAAAAATTAATCAAAGACGGTCTGGTTTATATAAACGACAAACAGATTAAAAAACCTTCAACTAAAATAAAAGAAGGACAGGAAGTCAGGTTAATCATTCCACCACCGGAAAAAATAGAAATAGAACCTGAAAATATCCCTCTTGATATATACTACGAAGACAAGGATATAGCCGTTATATATAAACCGCCACATATGGTTGTCCATCCCTCTCCGGGACATACTTCCGGAACACTGGTAAATGCACTGCTTTATCATTTTGAAAATGTGTCTGAGTTTGGTGGCAGAGAAAGGGCAGGAATTGTTCACAGACTTGACAAAGACACTGCAGGTTTAATGGTTATCGCTAAATCAGAATTTGCCCACAAGGAACTTCAAAAGCAATTCCAAAACAGAGAAGTGGATAAAAGGTATATAGCAATAATAACCGGTATCCCTGAAAAATCTTACGGACTAATTGATATTCCAATCGGCAGGTCAATTTATAACAGACAAAAGATGGGAACAGTAGCAACAAATCTCAGGAATGCACTTACAGAATACTGGGTTAAACAAGTTTGGGAAAAACATAATCTAACAATGGTTGATATAAAACTTCATACAGGAAGAACCCATCAAATAAGGGTTCATTTTTCCACAATAGGACATCCACTACTAAATGATAAAATCTACGGTTTTAAAAAAAGCAAACTGCCAACACCGGAGGCACAAAAAGCATCAGATATGCTGGAATACCACGCCCTTGTGGCATATAAATTAGGATTTAAGCATCCAAGAACTGGGGAATGGAAAGAATTTCAATTAAAATCCTTACCAGAGCCTTTATCGGAGATAATAGAAATCTTATCAAAATAG
- a CDS encoding class I SAM-dependent methyltransferase, with protein sequence MPKIEPFEHFYKRYEQWFEKHHPVYLSEIEALKKVIPEGKGIEIGTGTGRFSVPFGIKYGVEPSLKMAQIAKNRGIQIVRGIAEKLPIKNNQFDFVLMVTTICFVDNLKKSFEEAARILKRNGYIVLGYIDKNSPLGQFYLEHKEENPFYKYATFYSTEEVVSLLKETGFGDFVFYQTVFKMLDQIKEPEQVIKGYGKGSFVALQAKKLF encoded by the coding sequence ATGCCAAAAATTGAACCATTTGAGCATTTTTATAAAAGATATGAACAGTGGTTTGAAAAACATCATCCTGTTTATTTGTCTGAAATAGAAGCCCTTAAAAAAGTTATTCCGGAAGGAAAAGGTATAGAGATAGGAACAGGCACAGGCAGGTTTTCTGTTCCTTTTGGTATTAAATACGGAGTTGAACCTTCTTTAAAGATGGCACAGATTGCAAAAAATCGGGGAATTCAGATTGTTAGAGGAATAGCTGAAAAACTACCTATCAAAAATAATCAATTTGATTTTGTCCTTATGGTAACAACAATATGTTTTGTTGATAACCTGAAAAAATCCTTTGAAGAGGCCGCAAGAATATTAAAAAGAAACGGTTATATAGTCCTTGGATATATAGATAAAAACTCTCCTTTAGGTCAGTTTTATCTGGAGCATAAAGAGGAAAATCCCTTTTACAAATATGCAACATTTTATTCAACAGAAGAAGTGGTTTCATTGCTAAAAGAAACGGGATTTGGGGATTTTGTTTTTTATCAAACTGTTTTTAAAATGCTTGACCAGATAAAAGAGCCTGAACAGGTAATTAAAGGTTATGGGAAAGGTTCATTTGTTGCACTTCAGGCTAAAAAGCTATTTTGA
- a CDS encoding ferredoxin-thioredoxin reductase catalytic domain-containing protein, translating into MIKVKPETLEKMKRFAENFAEKSGTVVNPNKEAAEAVIQGLAAHVDELGKPLCPCNFYPDKQEEVKKRRWICACNEMQIFKYCHCLLFTTEEGLPITEYLPEWHEGRQIYGLVKDPTPDKGRALSKPEKIYEALKEYVEEHGLDIPDEEIRKFAEETAKKK; encoded by the coding sequence ATGATAAAGGTCAAACCGGAAACACTGGAGAAGATGAAAAGATTTGCGGAAAATTTTGCCGAAAAATCTGGAACAGTGGTAAATCCAAATAAAGAAGCTGCAGAGGCTGTAATACAGGGGCTTGCAGCCCATGTGGATGAACTTGGGAAACCACTCTGTCCATGTAATTTCTATCCAGATAAACAGGAAGAAGTTAAAAAAAGAAGATGGATATGTGCATGTAATGAAATGCAGATTTTCAAATACTGCCACTGCTTACTATTTACTACAGAAGAAGGCCTCCCAATTACAGAATACCTTCCAGAATGGCATGAAGGAAGACAGATTTACGGTCTTGTAAAAGACCCTACTCCAGATAAAGGAAGAGCTCTTTCAAAGCCTGAAAAAATATATGAGGCATTAAAAGAGTATGTAGAAGAACATGGACTTGATATTCCAGATGAAGAAATCAGAAAATTTGCTGAAGAAACAGCTAAGAAAAAATGA
- a CDS encoding SDR family NAD(P)-dependent oxidoreductase has product MEKKRVFITGIGSGLGYAFVKYFLDEGYEVYALSRRLPEEFKEKIHFQQCDLLALETVYPSTQKLLQNVKRLDFVILNAGLLTPLKDIHDTPIYEMEQMMDVNVWANKIILDCVMDLKIEVPQIITISSGASVNGNRGWHGYSISKAALNMLVKLYSREMENTHIIALAPGLIMTPMLEEFVLSADENKFPSVKRIKNAPKMTPEEAVENIMNKMDKLKDIPSGSYVDIRNL; this is encoded by the coding sequence ATGGAGAAAAAAAGGGTATTTATAACAGGAATAGGTTCAGGTTTAGGCTATGCTTTTGTTAAGTATTTTCTTGATGAAGGATATGAGGTATATGCTTTAAGCAGACGTTTACCAGAGGAGTTTAAGGAAAAAATTCATTTCCAGCAATGTGATTTACTTGCACTTGAAACGGTATATCCTTCTACACAAAAACTTCTTCAAAATGTTAAAAGGCTTGACTTTGTGATATTAAATGCAGGTCTTTTGACTCCTCTAAAAGATATACATGATACTCCCATATATGAAATGGAACAAATGATGGATGTTAACGTATGGGCAAATAAAATAATACTTGATTGTGTTATGGATTTGAAAATAGAAGTTCCACAGATAATAACGATATCATCAGGGGCTTCCGTAAACGGAAATAGAGGCTGGCACGGATATTCCATTTCAAAAGCTGCATTGAATATGCTTGTAAAACTTTATTCACGGGAAATGGAAAACACCCATATAATAGCCCTTGCTCCCGGTTTGATAATGACTCCAATGCTTGAGGAATTTGTTTTATCTGCAGATGAAAATAAGTTTCCATCGGTCAAAAGGATAAAAAATGCTCCTAAAATGACACCGGAAGAGGCTGTTGAAAATATTATGAATAAGATGGATAAACTTAAAGATATCCCATCTGGTAGTTATGTAGATATTCGAAATTTATGA
- a CDS encoding tyrosine-type recombinase/integrase, whose amino-acid sequence MVKLSYKGNFLVHSKHKELLEKHFKEFLSKERGYFVLPGITKVYNKILFLFDEKDIDPSCYLFPIISSENISGKTKQLYFQINKNFLDFVRKKPQDIKPKDIQAYLNYLRNENKKPSTIKTSYMALRLFYEKLLNVINFSDINLPQLNENIPEILTRTEIKKLISHIKNPRHRIIIGLGYCCGMKLNEILSLKIKDLDLSEGIINITGKHSRKIILPGTILQELKLFIEREKPKDFIFSSKKSDTPISPRSVEIMFKNSLRKAGLPSRYTFSILRDTFVVHMLEKGVCLNHIADILGIKKTHLQQRYSFYIENKKFYKIPDMLDFSDVA is encoded by the coding sequence ATGGTTAAACTATCTTACAAAGGCAACTTTCTGGTTCACAGTAAGCATAAAGAACTCCTTGAAAAGCATTTTAAGGAGTTTTTATCAAAAGAAAGGGGATATTTTGTCCTTCCAGGGATTACAAAAGTCTATAATAAAATTCTGTTTTTATTTGATGAGAAAGATATTGACCCTTCCTGTTATCTTTTTCCGATTATTTCCAGTGAAAATATTTCAGGAAAAACAAAACAACTATATTTTCAGATAAATAAAAATTTCTTAGATTTTGTTAGAAAAAAACCTCAAGATATTAAACCAAAGGACATACAGGCATACCTCAATTATCTTAGAAATGAAAATAAAAAACCCAGCACAATAAAAACATCTTATATGGCACTCAGGCTTTTTTATGAAAAATTACTTAATGTAATTAACTTTTCAGATATAAACCTTCCTCAGTTAAATGAAAACATACCTGAGATTTTAACCAGAACTGAAATCAAAAAACTGATTTCCCATATTAAAAACCCAAGACATAGAATTATTATAGGGCTCGGATATTGCTGTGGTATGAAATTAAATGAGATTCTTTCCCTAAAGATAAAAGATTTAGATCTGAGTGAAGGAATAATTAATATAACCGGTAAACATTCCAGAAAAATCATATTACCTGGAACAATCTTACAGGAGCTCAAGTTATTCATTGAACGTGAAAAACCTAAAGATTTTATATTCTCTTCCAAAAAATCCGATACTCCTATATCACCAAGAAGTGTTGAAATAATGTTCAAAAACAGTCTTAGAAAAGCTGGGCTTCCCTCACGATATACCTTTTCTATATTGAGGGATACTTTCGTTGTTCATATGCTGGAAAAGGGAGTATGTTTGAATCATATTGCAGATATTTTAGGAATTAAGAAAACACATCTCCAGCAAAGATACAGCTTTTATATTGAAAATAAGAAATTTTATAAAATTCCTGACATGCTTGATTTTTCAGATGTTGCCTGA